The stretch of DNA CTAGTGTGGCAAGAAAGGACATTACCAGTGCAATTGCAATAATGGTTCCCGAATAAACGACTAATCCCTTTAAGAAATTTCTCACCCTAGTTTTTATTACCCAATTTGAATAACTCTTCGCGCTCTTCTTTGGTGAGCGATTCGTAGCCTGTTTTGTTTATTTTATCGAGAATATCATTGATGTTACTCTCGCGTTTTACCTTAGTGGCATTGTACTCCATATCGGACATGTTGCGCTTGTGCACTACCTTCATCTTATTTCGTTCCGAAGAAAAAACGTTGAAAATTCCCTCTACCCAACCCAGTCCTAGGTTGGTGGTGCTGTTCTGCTTTAGTTTAAGTGCAATAAGGTATCCTGCCAGTGCTCCGCCTAGGTGAGCAATATGTCCTCCGGCATTTGTTCCTGCAATGCTTATTAAATCGATGATCAGGTAAACCAGTGCAATATACTTAAGCCGAACTTCTCCAAAGAAGAGAAGATAAATGGTGTGATTTGGGGCGTAGGTAGCAGCCGCAAAGGTAATGGCCATAATTGAAGCGGAGGCCCCAATCATCACTGATAAATATTTCATCTCCACAAACAGCGGTATGGCATTGAAGGCCAATACAAAGAGAATACCTCCTGCCAACCCACCCCAGAGGTAGGTGGAGAGAAGCTGCTTTTGCGTAAAAAAGCGCAAGAATATCTGGCCAAACCAGTATAGCGCCAACAGGTTGAACAGGATGTGGAACAAGTTCTCGTGGGTAAACATGTAGGTTACCAAGGTCCACGGTGTGCTAATCAGGTGCGGAAGGTAAGAGGGCACCTGAAGCCACTCGAGCAAGGAGAAATAATCTCTGTTTCCGCTTATAAGCATGATTACATTCACGATGCTCACCGCCAAAAATACGCCTATGTTAACGTAGATAAGTTTGGTGTGAAGGCTTCCCTGCTTGAAAGATTGTTTTATTTCCTGCCCTATGCTCATACTAATAGAATGTGGTTGTTTTCTTATTCCAGTATTTTATCAAGAGAAATCCAAATATCATACCACCTAAGTGGGCAAAGTGGGCTACGTTGCTTCCCGGTTGAGAAATTCCCAGGTATAGTTCAATGGCACCGTATCCCATCACAAAGTATTTTGCCTTCATGGGGATTGGGGGGAAAAGGAGCATTATCTCGGTATTTGGGAAAAGCATTCCAAAGCCAAGCAGCACACCAAATACAGCACCCGATGCACCGACGGTAGGTATGTTGATCATCCGATCCATTAGTAGTTTTGCTACTCCTTGAGCATCGGCGGCCAGCTGCGCGCTACCCGGATTGCTATACCATTTGTCGGTTAACTCTTGGTTAAGTGCACCGTAGTATTCCGAGAAGTTACTCCGTATGAAAGCATCGAAAGTTTCGGGGCTAAGGGTATTTAGCATGGCCTTATATTCTCCCATAGCATGCGAAATCATAAAGTAGTTTACCAGCAAGTGGAGCGCTGCAGCTCCAAGCCCTGTGGCAAAAAAGTATATCATAAACCGCTTGCTGCCCCATACCTGCTCAAGTATTTTTCCAAACATCCATAGACCAAACATGTTGAAGAATAGGTGAGCCCATCCGGCATGCATAAACATGTGGGTGATGAGTTGGTGTGGACGGAAATA from Williamwhitmania taraxaci encodes:
- a CDS encoding rhomboid family intramembrane serine protease: MSIGQEIKQSFKQGSLHTKLIYVNIGVFLAVSIVNVIMLISGNRDYFSLLEWLQVPSYLPHLISTPWTLVTYMFTHENLFHILFNLLALYWFGQIFLRFFTQKQLLSTYLWGGLAGGILFVLAFNAIPLFVEMKYLSVMIGASASIMAITFAAATYAPNHTIYLLFFGEVRLKYIALVYLIIDLISIAGTNAGGHIAHLGGALAGYLIALKLKQNSTTNLGLGWVEGIFNVFSSERNKMKVVHKRNMSDMEYNATKVKRESNINDILDKINKTGYESLTKEEREELFKLGNKN
- a CDS encoding rhomboid family intramembrane serine protease, producing the protein MNGLSRGINSTPPVLKNIIIINILLFLATEVLTKFGVNLTQYLALYYPGSEYFRPHQLITHMFMHAGWAHLFFNMFGLWMFGKILEQVWGSKRFMIYFFATGLGAAALHLLVNYFMISHAMGEYKAMLNTLSPETFDAFIRSNFSEYYGALNQELTDKWYSNPGSAQLAADAQGVAKLLMDRMINIPTVGASGAVFGVLLGFGMLFPNTEIMLLFPPIPMKAKYFVMGYGAIELYLGISQPGSNVAHFAHLGGMIFGFLLIKYWNKKTTTFY